In Deltaproteobacteria bacterium, the DNA window GTGCGAACGAGCGTCTCGGCGATCGGCCATGTCGCGACGGGCTCCCGCGGCTAGGCCTGCGCCGGGCCGATCCACACCGTCTGGATGTTGACGAACTCGCGAATGCCGTAGTCGGAGAGTTCGCGCCCATAACCCGAGCGTTTGACGCCGCCGAAGGGCAAACGCGGGTCGGAGGCGACCAAGCCGTTGACGAACACCTGGCCGCTTTCGAGCTCGCGCGCCAGACGCCGCGCACGGGGCAGGTCACTGGTCCAGAGCGCGGCGCCGAGCCCGTAGTCCGACTGGTTGGCGAGTGCGACGGCCTCATCCGCATCGCGTGCCTGGATCAGAGCGGCCACCGGTCCGAACACCTCTTCGCCAGCGACCGGCATTTCCGCGCGCACGTTGGCCACCACCGTCGGCTGGTAGAAGTAGCCGCGTCCAGCGCGCCGGTGGCCGCCGGCCAGCACCTCCGCCCCCTGTTCGACCGAGCGGCGCACTTGGCGGTCGAGCGTGTCGCGCAGATCGTCGCGCGCCAGCGGTCCGACCTGGGTTGTGCGATCCATCGGGTCGCCCACCCGCAGAGCCCGCGTGCCTTCTACGAACCGCTCCTGGAACTCGCGAAACACCGGTGCTTCAACTATGAAGCGCTTGGCCGCGATGCAGCTCTGGCCGGTGTTCTGAAAGCGCGCCCGCAGGCCGGTGGCGACCGCGGCGGGGAGGTCGGCATCCGCCAGGACGATGAACGGGTCCGACCCGCCCAACTCGAGCACGCTCTTCTTGATCGCGCGCCCGGCGCCGGCGGCCACCTGACTGCCCGCCTGCTCACTGCCGGTGATTGTCACCGCCGCGATGCGCGGGTCCTCGATCAAGCGACTGGCAGCTGCGCCCGCGATCAGCAGGGTCTGAAACACCCCGGGCGGAAAGCCACAGCGGCTGAAGACCTCGGCAATTGCCAGCGCGCATTGGGGCACGTTCGAGGCGTGTTTGAGTATGCCGGTATTGCCCGCCATCAACGCCGGCGCGGCAAAGCGGAACACCTGCCAGAAGGGAAAGTTCCACGGCATCACGGCCAGCACGGTGCCGAGCGGGATGAATTGCACGTAACTCTCCCGCGCGCTCGAAGAGCGAGGCTGGTCGGCCAGAAAGCCCTCGGCGTTGTCGGCGTAATACTCACAGGCCCAGGCGCACTTGTCCACTTCCGCCTCCGCTTCGGCGACAGGCTTGCCCATTTCCGCCGTCGCCAGTGCGCCCAGGTGTGCCCGCTCTCGGCGCAAGTACGCCGCCGCCTGCCGCATCAGGGTTGCCCGGTCGGTGAAAGTGCTCCGGCGCCAGCCGCGCCCGGCTGTCACGGCCTGGTCGAGCGCCCGCTCGACGCCGGCGGGTGGAGTGGGCTCGAAGGTGGCAAGCACGGCTTCGGTGGCCGGGTTGATGGACCGGATCAATGTCTGGTCAGCCATAGTGGCCTTTCATGATCCGCCCCGGCCACATTTTCAAGCCACCGCTGCGGCGCCCCCGGGGTGGCAGCTTTGCGCGCAGGCGCAGCCGAGGTTCACTCGCGAAGGCGGGTGCCGAGAGCGAATGCGCACGGCGGTGGTCGATCTGACACTCAGGCGTCTCGCTCAAGCGCGATCGACCCGACCAGCCGTTTGGCCGTCGGGTCGATCACCGAAAGACTAACGTGATCAGGAGCAACCGAATACAAAGTGGGGGCGGAGGGAAAGCATATCGTGACCCTAGGGCGCGCATTCCGTCTAAGCGCACTTAGAATTCGGGGGCTGCCACCGCCCCCCCTACGGCACCATCGTCGGCGTCGGCGGAATCGTTCCGTCAGCCATCACGCAGATCATGCCGCAGCCGCC includes these proteins:
- a CDS encoding NAD-dependent succinate-semialdehyde dehydrogenase; translation: MADQTLIRSINPATEAVLATFEPTPPAGVERALDQAVTAGRGWRRSTFTDRATLMRQAAAYLRRERAHLGALATAEMGKPVAEAEAEVDKCAWACEYYADNAEGFLADQPRSSSARESYVQFIPLGTVLAVMPWNFPFWQVFRFAAPALMAGNTGILKHASNVPQCALAIAEVFSRCGFPPGVFQTLLIAGAAASRLIEDPRIAAVTITGSEQAGSQVAAGAGRAIKKSVLELGGSDPFIVLADADLPAAVATGLRARFQNTGQSCIAAKRFIVEAPVFREFQERFVEGTRALRVGDPMDRTTQVGPLARDDLRDTLDRQVRRSVEQGAEVLAGGHRRAGRGYFYQPTVVANVRAEMPVAGEEVFGPVAALIQARDADEAVALANQSDYGLGAALWTSDLPRARRLARELESGQVFVNGLVASDPRLPFGGVKRSGYGRELSDYGIREFVNIQTVWIGPAQA